GCAAAAGTACATGCTCGCTCGCACACTGGGAAAAGTAGACGAGTCTTGTTGTGGGGTCAGATTGAAAAAAGTCTCTTTTCAAATGGAGGGAgtgaaaagagaaaaattgaCAGAAAATTTCAAATTGAAGTAAAATACagaaagtgagtgagtgagtgagtgagtgagtgaggcagtgagtgaggcagtgagtgaggcagtgagtgagtgagtgagtgaggcagtgagtgagtgagtgagtgaggcagtgagtgagtgaggcagtgaggcagtgagtgagtgagtgagtgagtgagtgagtgagtgaggcagtgagtgagtgaggcagtgagtgagtgagtgagtgaggcagtgagtgagtgagtgagtgagtgagtgagtgaggcagtgagtgagtgagtgagtgaggcagtgagtgaggcagtgagtgagtgagtgagtgagtgagtgaggcagtgagtgaggcagtgagtgagtgagtgagtgagtgagtgagtgagtgagtgagtgagtgagtgaggcagtgagtgagtgagtgagtgagtgagtgagtgagtgagtgagtgagtgagtgagtgagtgagtgagtgagtgagtgagtgagtgagtgagtgagtgagtgaggcagtgagtgagtgagtgagtgagtgagtgagtgagtgagtgaggcagtgagtgagtgagtgagtgagtgagtgagtgagtgagtgagtgagtgagtgagtgagtgagtgagtgagtgagtgagtgagtgagtgagtgagtgagtgagtgagtgacttcagacagtggctggctggctggctggctggctggctggctggctggctggctggctggctggctggctggctggctggctggctggcagtgAAGGAATTGTCAATTGTCACAGTGACAATGTTAGTGTTGCCAAATGATGATTTTAAAATGGAGATGAACTTTCCATGAACTAAAATTGTTTCTTAACCTTGTGTGCTGGATGTCCCTCCCATCCAGAGTAGCAGAGCAAACTGCAGACCAAGTCCAAACATGTTCAATTGCAGCAAGCTCACCAACGCGTGCTATCCAACAATGTTTGAAGGAACTTTGAAATGATGCAGCTGCTGATGTCTTCCAAATGATCACCTGATTGATCTTCATCTCGTTTAAGCCATGATAGAGCTTCACCACTCCAAGTGCGATTAGTTTCCAGAGcctgaaacaaaacaatataaaaGGTCAATGTTTGGCTCAAAGTAGTCAGAGTTTTTAAACCTCAAAGCTTCAATATTTCAACAGTgtaggtatttatttattgaaatgaCTTTTTGGTCACTTTCCATCAGGTACCACTGTTCACTTAACATGGTTTGCTTGACttttgtcaaaaatattttggttttattttctcGACGCTCTTTATTGCTCAAtgacatttttaaagtctttttttGAAATCATTATTACTTTTAGGCCTAGATGGTATTCTGTATCCCGCTTACTGCTTTATCACTTGGGATGATGATACCAGTTTGCTGCCATAGCTAGCTTTTGAACTAGCTAATCAGAGGAGCGTACTTCAATTCTgaatattgattaaaaaaataataatctgtaATTAAAACAGCAATAACAATCAGGTTATCTAAGGAGAAACGATTTTCTCAATGCACAGAAATGAAGACTTACAGGTCGGAAGATGAAGGAATAAATGAAGGCAAATAAAACTCACCCGCGGTCAGACTGCTGGATTTGTAAATGTCGCTAATTAGTGTGTTTTCAACATTTCCGATGAAAGGGCGCCATGGCTTCTTCCAAGGAAGGAGGAGCGACTCGCGAGCGACACACGAGAAGGGATGCGGCTCGTTAGCCAAGGcctccttcccttcccttccctcccctccctgcGCCCATGGATTCATTCAAAGCAGGAAAGTGCAACCTCCAGTGGCCATTGTCTGTCCTGCAGACATTGAAATAACTAACGTCTTATTCGAACACAAGTCGAGTGCGTGAAGGTTTTATTTGAACTCAAACATAAATCTACATATTTCATCTTTATTAGTGCAGCAGAAGAGGGCATTGCATTGATCTTGCATAATTATACATGTATTTTCAAATCAGCGTCAACATAAAAATCAAActgatatatatctatatatatatgtatatcattTATAACGTAACCATAATATAAATAAGATCCagcgtttataaaaaaataattcagacaAGTTTAAATTTGCAAATGAGCCAAATGTTTTTTCTAAACATTGGATCTGAAAGTCTGTGTCAGGTACTATATACAATTACTTCAAGAATCTGTCTTCAGTTTGCTAAGAATCTTTCAACTGAAAAGCCCAACTAGGACGTGACTTTTGAGCATGACTGGACTGTTCCTTCTACAATGGTATGAACTGAAGCTATCATTAAATGACAAACTCAAGTAGGTGTCAAAGGCTAATGAAATCGCAGCAAAGCCCCAAGACATTGACTTGCTGTAACAGAAACATTGTGAAGCTGCATAAAGCGGCGCTGGGTTGAAATTGGCTGCTCAGTTGGTTCATTCTGCTGATCGCCAAGCCACAAGCTGTCTGGGAGTGCCGACCAAAAACTACACGACCGAAATGAACTTAAACCTGTGAAGAGGAACCAAAACAAGGAACATGATCAAGTTAATCcaggtgttgttgttttgaattGCCCTTAATAGTTCCAGTgaagtgaaaatgaaaatgtttttctaaatgGGATCAACacacagagggagggaggggataaCAATGAATAGTTCATTCATGGGTTCAAAGTGAAAATGTTTTCTGAATGTGATAAACCCACATAGGGAGGAAGGAGGAGATCATTATCACATATTTGAATGATTAAAGACATTGACAAGAACACAAAACGAGGCTTGAAAACTTGTTTGGCTCTAAAATGCTGTGAAAGCAGCCACACCGGCGGACCAAGGTGGCGATGAATAATTAGGATAAAGAAATGTCTGTCTGACAAAAGCAACGTTTCAGCTAAGCAATGTCATTTCACATGGTATTTCTGAGGGTAcacttaagatcaggggatgctttgagttGAGTGCTTgaattgtcaattgtttgtctgGATGCgaagaagccctttgagacggcttgtgatttagggctatacaaatcaacttgacttgacaactCACCGCTTTAGTTTTCCTCTAATGCAGACTCCTAGGACTACGAGGACCGTCACACCAATTGCAACAATCACAGCCAGCACAACCATCCCAGTAAGAATGACTCCTGTTTTGGGTGGTGCTCCACCtgcttcaaaacaaacaaagaccaATGTTTATACTCAGCTTGCAAACACTGCACCTTCTACTGCAAATCaaaacatgaagaaatgagatgtcatttgtttaaaaataaacattacaaTGACTCAGAACTCAGTTATCTAGAAGTGAAACAGAAAGTTAGTTCAACTTTCACTTTAACTCCTCGCAGATACTGCCAGAATAAACAAGTCATGGAAATGACATTTAAAGCAGGCTTCTAAATTGGGTGGAGATGAACTGGTAGAGAAGATATGCTCTACACTGTCGACGCCAGCCTTACATCATGGACAAACTTTTCTTGGGTGTGTACAATTTGGAAATCGGCCCATGCGTGACCGACACCGGCAATGTGTCAGTCAACATTGTGACAGCTCTCATCTTTACTTTAGAAGTAAATGTCAGGTGGAACTTGAGTACCACTCCAGAACCTCGGAGTAAAACCGATGAATCCGTTCTAGTCACCAATAAATACTTGCTTGGGCTTGACCCTACGAAACCATTTCAGCCTAACATTTTGCGCTAGTGTATGATTTTAGTTTGAAGGACAAACATTTGTGTCATAGATTTGAGTTGTGTAAAAAAAGTGGAATGTTTATCAACATTTCAAGGAAAAAGGTGGTTGGAAAGTGGACATACCTGTGTCTTCTTCCTCCAGGCTGGTGGGATCCCAAGAAAAAGGAACCCTCACCGTCTTCTTTTGACTGCTGCTTTGCACCACGCAATCCGAATGGCCGTCCCAACTCCCCACCACGAGCAAGGTGACATTGTGAGTGCTGGTGAACGTGCCGTCCTCGTTGCCCACCGTGGTGGACACCGTCTTGTTTAAAATGGTGGCGTTGTGCGAGAAGTCCCAGCGGATGAAGGGTGGCGGTTTCCCGGTGGCGGAGCAGCTGAACACGGCTGTCGTGGTTCCGTCGGTGAGCCCGCTGTCTGGTTGATCGACCGTTGCGTTCACCTCAGAGATTCCTGCCAAATTTAGCAGCCATGAGCAAACGGTACAAGTCATCCGACTGACTGGTTTTACCTTGCACGGTCAGGCAGGTCTGCTTCCTTTTGGAAGGCTCCGGGAACACGTTGAAGatgcagatgtaacaacattcGTCCGCCCACGTGGCGTTCTTCAGGGTGAGGGACGCCGAGGTGAGGGACGTCTCGCTGAGAATCACCTTGCCCCGGTAAGGCTCGTTGATGTGCTGTCCGTGGTACTCGCTGTAAGATGCCACATTCTCAAAGCGGTTGTCCCGCAGACGCCTCTGCCATGTCACCTGCTGCACACCtgaggcgagcgagcgagcgagcgagcgagccaggTCAACCGCTTGTGAGGGAGGGGAGCGGCTTGCAGAGCAAACGGGTGCCTACTGCagtttgactgactgactgacctttCTGGTCGTGCAGCTCGCACTTGCAGGAAGCATCCTTGCCGTATTCCACGGTTATCTTCCCCAAACCGGTGACCTGCACGCTGGTGGCAGCTGAAACACAAAAGAGTCCATGCTTGAATGATGGGAACAAATGGTCGCTCTGGTATTTTGCAAGTAAGTCACCCCTTAGAAGCAGGAAAGGGAAGAGTAAAAACGGCTGCCGCATCTTGCCCGTTGCTGCAGAGAACAGAAACAGAGGTGACTGACTTTCTTTCGGTTCATGTTTCTTGGAAATGCCATGTAAAACGAAACCGAAAGAAACCTCGTGATGACATTGACTGCATGAGGTTAAAGCAGATTGATTTAACGCCCACTCTTCGAACTCACTTGCGTTACAAACGGGCAAAGTGTGCGAAAATAAGAACCAAAAGTCGCTGTTTGTTATATGACGTTTGCTGttcattttgggggggaaatgtaTTTAGCAGAAACATAGCCTAcaaacgttttgttttttttggtagaAAGAACATATAAAAGACAGATCAAAGCAGACATTCGAAAAAGCagacaaatttaaaaacaattcgGTTGCCGTTTATTTACCAACAACCACTGTGCGGCGGTAGTGAGTGGTTTTTGCAAAGGCTGCTGGGAAAtgttgagggtttttttttttttttttttaactcaaaacAGATTGTGAAATGTGAGTTATTCAGCTAAAACTTACCTCCCGCGTTCATCTATTTCGTGACAGCGGGCGAAGGTCGGGCTGTTTTATTTGTAGTTAAGAGGCTTAcacgtgtttgtttgtttgggagATGCTAGCGCCCAATGCTAGCGCCTAATGCTAACCAATCGCCTCTCTTGTTTGGTAGCAGCCATGCTAACCTGCTCTTCGTCTGTCTGCTTGATGCTGAGATCTCTTTTATATTCCTCCTCAGATTGTTCCTACTGTCGCCTGGCACTGAAGAGCGAGCGCACATGGTGAGAGCTTCGCGAGGAGAGCTCGGGGCGTACTCCAGCCACAACTTCATAAGCGAATGACAGTTTCGCATTTGACTGACTGCTCTTTCAATTTGTTGGCGGTTGGCTAACCAATTTTCTCCAgagtggaaagaaaaataaataaccaaACTGGCAAACTTTGCttgtgggtaaaaaaaaaaaaacgaccgtAAAGTTTAACATACCCCGGATAAGCGAATGATTTCAGCCTCAAACGTGAACGCTTATTTGTAGAACTTTAGAAAATATCTTTTGTTATTTGACATATATATATTCTTGGATTTCGAAAACTCGGTTGAcgtttttttgctatttttgcT
This region of Syngnathus typhle isolate RoL2023-S1 ecotype Sweden linkage group LG2, RoL_Styp_1.0, whole genome shotgun sequence genomic DNA includes:
- the LOC133144438 gene encoding OX-2 membrane glycoprotein-like isoform X2; this encodes MNAGAATSVQVTGLGKITVEYGKDASCKCELHDQKGVQQVTWQRRLRDNRFENVASYSEYHGQHINEPYRGKVILSETSLTSASLTLKNATWADECCYICIFNVFPEPSKRKQTCLTVQGISEVNATVDQPDSGLTDGTTTAVFSCSATGKPPPFIRWDFSHNATILNKTVSTTVGNEDGTFTSTHNVTLLVVGSWDGHSDCVVQSSSQKKTVRVPFSWDPTSLEEEDTAGGAPPKTGVILTGMVVLAVIVAIGVTVLVVLGVCIRGKLKRFKFISVV
- the LOC133144438 gene encoding OX-2 membrane glycoprotein-like isoform X1 is translated as MNAGATGKMRQPFLLFPFLLLRAATSVQVTGLGKITVEYGKDASCKCELHDQKGVQQVTWQRRLRDNRFENVASYSEYHGQHINEPYRGKVILSETSLTSASLTLKNATWADECCYICIFNVFPEPSKRKQTCLTVQGISEVNATVDQPDSGLTDGTTTAVFSCSATGKPPPFIRWDFSHNATILNKTVSTTVGNEDGTFTSTHNVTLLVVGSWDGHSDCVVQSSSQKKTVRVPFSWDPTSLEEEDTAGGAPPKTGVILTGMVVLAVIVAIGVTVLVVLGVCIRGKLKRFKFISVV